CGTTTCATGCCCCGGAGCATCCAGGGCGAAGCGGGAGCATGCAACCGAGATCAGGCCTGCACGCCCAGCCGCCGGCCGCGCAGCTCCGACAGGGTGCGGGCGTCCAGCAGCACCGCGGACTTCTCCTGCGGGGACAGCGGCTCCACCCCGCCCGCCAGCAGCTTGCGCCGGGCGGAGGCCAGCGCCACGGGGACGCTCGCCGCCGGGTGGGACTCCAGCAGCGCCAGGTGCAGCGCGTGCGCGCGCGGGTCGGAGAGCACGTGGTCCAACGCGTCGTCCACCGGCTCCATGCCCTCCTCCGCCAGCTCCTGCGCGCGCACCAGCACGGTGGGCGGCTCGACCTCCTCCGGGATGAGGAGCAGGCCCCGCTTCTGCAGCCACAGGCCCAGCGACGCGCGGGAGGTGAGGACGGAGATGGCCGGGGAGAGCCACAGCCCGACGATGACGGGCGACAGCCACGCCAGCATCCCCGGCGCCACCGCGACCGTCAGCGCCGCGAGCACGACGCCCATCACCATGTGCCACTGGTGCCGGCGCAGCGCCTCCGACCACGGCAGGTCCGTGTCCTCGCGCTGCTGGCTGGACCAGTTCACCTTGTAGCCAAACAGCGTCCCGAACACGAAGTGCGACTGGAAGAGCATCATCACCGGCGCCATCAGCGTGGACACCGCGCCCTCCAGCATCACGCTGAGCACCAGCTTGAAGCGGCCGCCCATCCGCGTGGCCTCCTCGCGGTTCGCGAGCAGGAGGCCCAGGCCCATCAGCCGGGGAATCCAGAGCAGCGCCAGCGACAGCGCCATCAGCCGCAGCGCGCCCACGGTGTCGAACGCGTCTCCGCCGGGCAGCGTGGACTGGAAGGTCACCAGCGTCGCGGGCGAGAAGAACCACTCGTGCAGCGCGGCGACCAGGCCCGCCACCAGGAAGATGAGCCACAGGGGCGACGCCACGTAGGACATCACGCCCATGAGGAAGTGCATCCGGCTCATCGGGTGCAGGCCGCCCGCCATCACCAGCCCCAGGTGCTGGAGGTTGCCCTGGCACCAGCGGCGGTCGCGCTGCGCGTACGCGAGCAGGTCCGGCGGCGGCTGCTCGTAGCTGCCGCCCAGCTCCGGCACCAGCCACACCGTGTAGCCGGCGCGGCGCATCAGCGCGGCCTCCACGAAGTCGTGGCTGAGGATGTGGCCTCCGAACGGCTGCTGGCCCGGCAACACCGGCAGGCCGCAGTGCTCGATGAAGGGCGCCATGCGCAGGATGGCGTTGTGGCCCCAGTAGTTGGAGTCTCCCATCTGCCACGCCGCCGCGCCCGCGGCCACGATGGGGCCGTACACGCGACCCGCGAACTGCTGCAGCCGCGCGAACAGCGTGGAGCGCCCCACGTTCTGCGGCGGCACCTGGAGGATGCCCGCGCCCGGGTTGAGCTCCATCAGCCGGGCCATCTTCACCACGCTGTCGCCCGCCATCAGGCTGTCGGCGTCCAGCACCAGCAGGAAGTCGTAGCGGCGGCCCCAGCGCTCACAGAACTCCGCCAGGTTGCCCGCCTTCTTGGCCGTGTTGTCGGAGCGGCGGCGGTAGAAGATGCGCCCCTGCCCGCCCACCCGGCGGCACAGCTCCGACCACGCCAGCTCCTCCGCCACCCACGACTCCGCCCGCGTGGAGTCGCTCAGCACGTAGAAGTCGAACGCGTCCAACTGCCCCGTCGCGGCGATGGACTCATACGTGGCCTGCACGTGCGCGAACACGGCGGCTGGGTCCTCGTTGTAGACGGGCATCACCACCGCGGTGCGGCGCGTGAGCGGCCGCGCGGCCTCTTCTTCCGTGGGCCAGCGCAGCCCCGGCACCCGCTGGTTCATCGCCAGTTGGATGAAGCCCGCGACGCCGCTCCAGAACGACAGGGCGATCCACGCGAAGCACACCGCGAACAGCCCCAGCACGAAGAGCTCCGGCACCGTGGTGCCGTGGGCCGCGAGCAGCCGGTGCATCTCCACGCAGGCGAACCCCGTGGACAGGGCCGCCAGGCCCAGCACCATCACGCGACGGGGCCGCGCCAGGGCCGGAGAATAGGGTTGGGCGTTCATGCGGACTCCGGGCTCCCGTGCGGCTTCGCTGTGTGTGGTGCCGCGCCTAGCGCGACGGCGACACGCCCGCCTGGCCGGCGGCGGGACGCAGCCAGCGGCGCAGCATGTCCATGAAGGGATTGAGCACGAGCACCTGCTCGCGCATCTGGCAGGGCACCTCCGCCGGGGCGGACATGGGCACTGCTTCACACACCGCGCGGCGCCACGCGTCCGGCAGCGAGGACGGAGCGCGCATCAGCACGTCCGCGCCCCAGCGCGCGCCGCCCACCAGCACGAACGCGGCCCGGCCGCGCACCAGCAGCGCCGGCCCCACGTGCGCGGGCCCCAGCACCTCCGCCAGCCAGCCCTCCACCCGCCACCGCGCGAGCGCCAGCGCGGCCTCCGGCGACAGGGACATTTCACGCGTGCCCAGGACCCAGCCCGCCAGCTTCCCCAGGTCGCCGCGGCTGGTGAAGCCGAAGTCCTGGAAGAAGTTCTCCAGCGCGGCGCGGGTGTCCGCGCGGGCCTCCTGGGGCATCGCCGGAGCGAAGGAGATGAACGGGTGCGTGGTCACGGAATCCACAGGTAGCTCCAGGTCTCGGTGAGGGTCTCGGAACCGCGTTTCAGGAAGCAGCGCAGCTCGACGGGGCCTTCTCCGTCGGGCATGAGCTCGAAGGCCGCGCGGAAGCCACCGGTGACGGCGTGGACCTCCGCGCGCGGGTGCAGCACCTGGCCGCGCGAAGCGGTGACGACCGCCTCCACCGGGCCCG
The sequence above is drawn from the Corallococcus sp. NCRR genome and encodes:
- the mdoH gene encoding glucans biosynthesis glucosyltransferase MdoH produces the protein MNAQPYSPALARPRRVMVLGLAALSTGFACVEMHRLLAAHGTTVPELFVLGLFAVCFAWIALSFWSGVAGFIQLAMNQRVPGLRWPTEEEAARPLTRRTAVVMPVYNEDPAAVFAHVQATYESIAATGQLDAFDFYVLSDSTRAESWVAEELAWSELCRRVGGQGRIFYRRRSDNTAKKAGNLAEFCERWGRRYDFLLVLDADSLMAGDSVVKMARLMELNPGAGILQVPPQNVGRSTLFARLQQFAGRVYGPIVAAGAAAWQMGDSNYWGHNAILRMAPFIEHCGLPVLPGQQPFGGHILSHDFVEAALMRRAGYTVWLVPELGGSYEQPPPDLLAYAQRDRRWCQGNLQHLGLVMAGGLHPMSRMHFLMGVMSYVASPLWLIFLVAGLVAALHEWFFSPATLVTFQSTLPGGDAFDTVGALRLMALSLALLWIPRLMGLGLLLANREEATRMGGRFKLVLSVMLEGAVSTLMAPVMMLFQSHFVFGTLFGYKVNWSSQQREDTDLPWSEALRRHQWHMVMGVVLAALTVAVAPGMLAWLSPVIVGLWLSPAISVLTSRASLGLWLQKRGLLLIPEEVEPPTVLVRAQELAEEGMEPVDDALDHVLSDPRAHALHLALLESHPAASVPVALASARRKLLAGGVEPLSPQEKSAVLLDARTLSELRGRRLGVQA